ctaactATACTACTGTTATTTCTGTTAACAAATATTCTCAAGTACTCTTtatgttggttttgtttaaacagGGAAGATAATTCATTACAGTCTCCAGATGCATGCAGAATTCATGGCCATCTGTATGTCAATAAAGTGGCAGGGAATTTTCACATAACTGTGGGCAAGTATGTTCTGTTcagtctctgaaaataaaaaagacttcTCCATTGTGTGTAGTACCtgcatgtatatgtgtgtgtgcttttaagGTTTTAAATAGTTACTTTTTTCATTAACTGTGACAAACACATGCATCGTCCATGTGGTGTATTTCCTGGAGCAGTTGAAACAAATTTCTTACAAGCTATTAAAATAAGTTTGCTAGTTCTTTCTTGCACTCAGTGTAGTGGTTATGAATTCCATTGACTTCTAGGATGAAACCTCTTGAAAATAGGCCCTCAGTAAATATATGACATGGAGTGGATTGCTTGTACCGGCTTTCCATCTCTGGGCCTGTCCAGACTTCTCAAAGCTGACATAACGTAGTAACAGAACCATAGTGAGGGAGCTAAATTCCCATTCATCTTGATTTGAAGAGAGACTTTCTGATATGCTTCTGTAATGGTATTAGCTTAGGTACATCTCATACAactttgtgtttaattttttttttgtgctctcCAGCTTTGCTGTCCTCACTTACCTCTCTGCCATCTCTTTCAGCAGAGACCTTAACACGCAGTCTGTACTCTGTAATTTATCCACATGTAATTCCAGCTGCTGTCTTTGTGTGGATGTTTCTCCAAGTGTGTCTTCCGTCTGGTCGTGAGCCACCTCTCTGATTTGTACCTAGATGTCCAGCTTCTTAAGCCCTTCTCAAAGCCAGTTGTTTGGCCTTTCATATGGACTGTCTGAACTTCTCTCTTCCTGTCTCCAGTTTTTAAACCCAGAATaatcttttgctttcccttgctTCCTTTTGCTCATCATTGCATTCTGTTGCTGTTAAGTCTGTTCCCcttctgctacttttttttgGATTGCTTTCTTCACTGGCCTGCTTCATACCTCATTGTTAGTCATTACCTGGTTAGTTGGTGTAGTCctcatatataaataaatgaaaagacattCTCTCCCTATATAGTATTGAAATAGGGAGAGGTAATTTTTCTACATAATCCTGTTTAGGAGAACTGTGTGTGCGTGGCTTAATTGAATGAGTTTTCCATAAAacatatttccctttctttagGGCAATACCACACCCTCGAGGCCATGCACACTTGGCAGCCCTTGTAAGCCATGAGTGTAAGTTCTTTATCTCCTTATGAACGAGTATTGCTTCTTTCACACTGCTGTCATCTGTTTCATATATTAACATAGCTTGTTGCTGCAGAGGTCGTCTAGCTGGGCAATTAATTGCAGAAGAGAGTGAAGAATATTCTTTTCAATGTTGTAACTCAGTAGTGATTTCACCTTCCCCCTATATGTTTAACACTATTAGTATTACCTATAGATAAGTGTTGCTTCTATATGTAAAGGTAATGCTAATAAGTTGCTTCTATAGTAATGATAAGATAATGATAACACAGAAATCTTGGATGTATTTTGTTGTAACGCAGATACCACATGAAATTCTTGCATTTCAGACCAAAATACCAATTCCctgcaaaatttgtttttcaaaaaattaaaagtttttgaCCTCTGTCCCTAGACGCTTCATTTTTTAGGTTATGCGTCTGGAAACTAAATGTGTGTTGTTGCAATACTTATTGGTAGGCAAGGGTGACTTACTGTGAAAAATGAACTTGGTATTTAATTGGTTTCAATCTCCATGTCTGCCTCTGAATGGACATTAGCACAGGTGTTTAATATGATGGAACTCAGATGTTTGCAAAATCAGGCAATGTAATGACAGTTGCCTTGTGTTTCCTCTGtatgtttaatttataaaattttagTCTTCTTAACACTTATGTGGAACAACCTGAATTGTAGAACTTTGGTATTGGATGAACAAGAAATTTCCCATTGTGAACTTTTGACTCTCTTCAGCTTCTAGGTTGGTTCAAATACAGATATAATTTGTTTTAGAATTTCTTTTGTacagaaactgaatttctttctgaatatttcaaatatgaattGTGTTTGAGATACGGATGTAGATTTATTACAATTACAAGCACAAATCCAATGAAATGCACACTGGTGTTTTAAGTATTCTGAATATGTTTTCCAATGTGAGAATTAAGTATGTCCTTTTCTCTGAGAAAGATACAGAAGCtcatagtttaaaaacattgtctcattcttttgtattgtttttcagCCTACAACTTCTCACATAGAATAGATCATTTGTCATTTGGAGAGCTTATTCCAGGAATTATCAATCCCTTGgatggaacagaaaaaatagcatCAGACCGTAAGTGTTgtgtgttcaaaaaaaaaaaaaaaagcatcttgttttgtatatttttcaataattaCATATAAAACATTATCACATTTCATGATTTGTGTGGCTTACAATTAATACGCCTTATTAAATCTGGTAGTGAACGTTACACTGTTTGATTACTGACATGGCATCTTCgaaagtttctttttaagattGGTATTGTTGGACCTCACTGCTTTGCTAAAGATGTTTTGCAGTTTAGACGAGGCTTGTATTGAAGTTACTGTATGCCTGCACTAGTTGCAAAGAGTTTTGCAACTGTGTGCTACAGAGGAGGGTCATAGAACCAATTGTTGTCATAACTGGGGGGGGAAACCAACTTTTGGATTAAAacacaacaataaaacaatgacaaaaaaacacaccaaaacctcaaaaaacaaacaaaacccccaaatccaccaccaaaaaaaagtaaaatatctgGCATCAGGAGTCTTAgtttattgctgttttctcaTGTATAAATAAAGTAGTAGTATAAATAAAGTAGTAACCTACTTTACAGAGATACCCGTGTCTCATCTTCTGACTTCTCCTATTCCCCATGTGAGTGATCCCCAGGACCTGCTAAAGCTGCTGTTACTTCAAAGTCAGTCCTTGGTGCGTTGGCTCTTCCAGCCAGAATGATTTTGtgtaattgaaataaattgcttcAATTTCTCAATGTTTGTTCTCTAAGGGAATTGAATGAAGACAGAGCAATCATAAATGCATAAGCCTACTGATTGCTTTAGAAGAAGTCTCTAGAAGACTCTCTAATCAAGAGAGGAAACCATAACGAGTTGAGAGGGGATTCTGGCTTTACGTGGATGATTAAATGCCTAAAATCTATTCAAACCATTGTCAAGATGAATATGCCTGTGGCAGTTTGTATCATGTAAAACGTGACTGTGAAACTCATTCTACTGCCCTGGGAAACTATGCATTGCATTTATAGATCTGAGTGGCCTGACTTTAATGAATCTTTTTGTTAAGTAGGTGATATGTAAATTTCTCGGAGTACAAAAGTGATGTAGGCTGTGCCCCGGGTAAACTTTGTTCACGGAGATTGTGCTGAAGTAGTCTTGGCAGTTCTGTGATCCCTTGAAGAACGTCCCTACAGTGAATGGTGTTAGTTAACTGTCTTAAACAGTATTTGGTTGACTTCTTGATGACTGTGTCTCACATGATCTTTTTACTCGGTACTGAATTGAACAGTGACATTTGTCTTCTTCTAGACAACCAGATGTTCCAGTATTTTATCACAGTTGTGCCAACCAAACTCCATACGTATAAAATTTCAGCAGAAACTCATCAATTTTCAGTGACAGAAAGGGTAAGTGGAAATAAGAGAGAACCATGCAGGGGGAAATCTGGCAGTGATTGGTCTTAACAAAAGCTCAAATGTGAGAACTGAGGCTTAGTTTTTGAAAACTCCTCTATTATGAACGTACACTCTAAAATATGCCAGTGCACTGAATTTATCTGTAAATTGTGTGATTCTGATGTTCAAATATAACTGCTTGCTGGTGCGTGGTAACTTCTTGCATTagtgttttgcatttctaaatCTGGTGTCTGATGCTAGAATTAATGATAGAGTCCAGTCATTTTTACTCTGCTAGATGCTAATGGCGGTGGGGAAGTCCTGTAAGTTACAGGTCTGCAACCTTGTGTGTAGCCTTAAAAATACTTGGCCTTTGAGGTTTTTGTCTGtgtgggaaataaaatgaaaattgcatgTCACGATGTCATGAACTTGATTGTGGAGTGTTAGGAATGgaaataatgtgtatgaaacaaaacatacagCGTTTCTGTCTCTCAGCTATCTCGTGTAGCCTTTGTTGAACCACTAACTTTAATTATTCTTCAGACTGGAGAGTTTCCAATTCTTCTGAGCTTGGAGAAACTTTTGATGCTGAATCTATAAAGGAAGTAGTTATTGCAGTGTGGTGCATGAGCAAATCATAAGATACCAATTTAAAAGACTCGTGTAAATAAGAGAAAAGGCCTTACATGTACCAGCTATGTCTCATCATTTCCAGGCTCTGAACTACATTTTGATCTTTTATTCacaagccaagaaaaaaaaaatctttgtgaaaAAGCTTAATTAAAACCAGCAGCTAAAGCGAAGGTTATGGAGGAAGCCTTGAGTTAAAAGGAAGTTCAGAGATTAGGATGGCAGTTTTATTTAGGAGGAAGGTTGCAACACTTTCAAGTTATGAGGGAGAAAAACTTGGTAATAGAGGAGACAAAGTGGCATTATGTACTTGCTCAGCCTCTCTCAGGAGGGAGCCCTGTGCCCTGTAAAGTGTGCTTGTGTTTACCTTTGGAAAGCACCCCCCCCAGCAGATGAGCTATTAAGAAAAGACTATTAAGAGCAGTTAATCACAGGacaaatgaacacatttattGTGTAAGAGTAGGAATGTGTGCAGACCCAGAGAAAGGTGGTCAGCTAGCCCTGGCTAAAATGTGAATGCAGTAAGCATAAATGGTGAGCATAATAGGAAGCAGAGCAAGCATAcaatgagcaaaaaaaaaaaaaaaaaaggcattaaaagcATTGATCTAATTAAAATTAGGCTTCTGAATTTTTATGATGGAATATTCAAGTTTAGGATCTTCCCTGATGCTTTCTGAGAACCAGCACTTAAATCCTCTGTGGCACGTAAATCTAGAGATGTGCTTCTAAGGACGGAGAAGGATGAAGCCTAACAAGCTGTAGATGCTGTATGCAGATTTGCATGTACCTCTTGAGAAAATTGCTGTAGCTCAGGCTGTTCAACAgcataaatgttttcctgaagttcTGTGATTAATCACTTTCCTGAAGTTAAGTGATTAATAGCAGTGCATAAAGTaggaggagctggggcactGCATTTCAGCAGTGCACGCACTTGATTTCACAGCCTAGACCAAGGCTGTGAGCCTTATCTCTTTGCAGTACTTTTGTCCTCAGATCTATTCAGATTGTTTTCCTTGTGACTAATAAGGTGCAACTAActtgtgtttctcttctgtctctcaGGAAAGAGTAATTAACCATGCAGCTGGCAGCCACGGGGTGTCAGGAATATTCATGAAATACGATATCAGTTCACTTATGGTGACAGTGACAGAAGAGCACATGCCTTTTTGGCAGTTCTTAGTACGTCTCTGTGGCATTATTGGGGGAATTTTTTCAACTACAGGTAACTGTCTGTACTCTGCCTTTTTCTTACGCCTGTtagatcttattttttaataggttACTGTATGTTATGGATAAATAACAGGGAGTCCTGAAATGTGCAGTAAAAGCTACTCCTTGTCAGTGTCCCACAGTGCTTTGTCTGGAGGGGGCTGCTGTTTCCTTCTGatgttctgtgtattttctgtaGCTGGGTTCTTGTGCTAAATCGATGCCAAAAGTTGAGGTAACCTTTCCATCTGAAGTCACTGGGAGGATTTTCCTTATGTAACTTGTCAACGCACTGCAGGATTTGGTCTTCAGAGGAAATAAACCAAGTCAACGAGGCACAATTCCTTTTGTTAGTCACAACAGAACTTGTAAGCAAGGCGCCCGGTTATATGTTTCTAGCTTTCACTTGAAGAGGGTGTAGTGAAAGAGCTGTCTTTCAAAGTAGATGTTTCTGTCTCACAGAGTGTATTTTCACCTGTTGAAGCCAGGCAGGGGGAATTACATGTTTGGGTagccttgtttttgtttttacctatGCATTTCATAATGTtagaattttgtttccttccttgatgtttccacttttttttttgataattattttcttagcattttgCATATTGCTCTATTACACTGTGTTGTTTTTAGGTATTGTAGAGTTTTGTTGTAATATTTCCATAAATACTTCGGTCTTACTTCTTGTGACAATTCAAATTTTGTTTACATTGCAGGAATTTTACATGGTTTTGGAAGATTTGtagcagaagttattttttgcCGGTTCAGACTGGGCTCTTACAGATCTACATCGGTAAGAAAAACTACTTCATAGGTATTAAGTAAGTGGTACAGCTACCTGAAGATGGGTGATAAGATTTTGGAGTTGGAGCTATTATAAAATAGGACAACTTTGGGACTTGGCCCCAGGAGAATTTAAGATGCTCACAATAGCTCTCCCTTTGACATCCGTATGAGTGGAGATTcagcagcctttaaaaaaaaaaactaactaaGGAACTAAGGTGTTTTCTAAGAAGTTAACTTAATGAAACCAAGTTTGTTACAGATTTCTCTGATACATTCCTTCTCTCATCCATGCTATGCTACtcttatttttcacattgcTCCAAAAATCAGCTGTTTTCCCAGGCCTCAGCAGTCTCCCTcacttactctttttttctgcttggccTGCTGACTGAAGAAGAGGCACCGAGTGCCTCAGGTGTTCAGGGTTACTGCTGGTCAGCCTGTGGGCTAGCGGTAAGCAGTGTGGAAGAGCTGAGCAGTCTTTTACGTTGGACATTAATAGTGATGTTCCTCTAGAAACTTTGATTTTATTGATATAAAGCATTGATAAATTGAAGCAAGTTTGCCAGCTGGCAAAGTTAGGTGAGTGGGAGGAGATAAGGGAAGGTAAATAGACTTGTGTAATAAGAACTGTACaaattttggagaagaaatgtGGTTTTGGGGTGGCAGTGGGGGATTAATGTTCTCAGACAAGCCGCTAATAACACTTGGCTTTCGTTTCACTAGGTCCCACTTCCTGATGGCCACACAAGCAACCACTTACCTCTAAGTACAGACAATAACACACATTAGAGCCTCCTGAGAGAATTTTCTTTCGTCCTGCCTGACAAAGAAGACGTCttttttataataaagaaaacattgtgCAATATGCAGAGACAGTGCTGATGGGCAGcggaaaaaaaatgaagcctctacaaaaaaaaaaagcaagcaacaaaATTTCTGTaaccttttgtctttttaagtGCGTCTGGAGTCATAGGAAGTTCTGAGACTGGTGCCATGGACCAGCTGGGGATTAAAGGAGCGTTCCTGCCAGTACAGTATTCATGGTCAAGCTGAACATCTTTGTGATGACTGCCATCAGCCACTGGAGTGTCTGCTTACGGGCACTGATTCTGTGCTTGGGAAGGCTAGCAGGCTCCAGGGAGGACAGACTAAGTGGCAAGGGCCGGGCAGCAGGCAAAGAGGAACAGTAGCAAAGCTGGTTTTTTCTTCTAGCTGTGCAAACTGGGTTTGGGTTTTCATGTTCTTCTGCGATGACATCTTAGCCCCCACCCTCAGCCATTCTTACAGGCTGGGAGTGATTTTGGAAAATCCTGCTTGAGAGAGAGAACTCAGGGAGTAAGGTGGAGCCCAAGCCATAACGTTGGTCGTAGCTGCTGCCTTTGTGGTCTCACCATTCCTTAATGCAGAGCAGGTTTGTGCCTCTGTTTTCACACAGCCACTTAGCCAGCAGAGACAATATCGCTCTTGGTGGTTAGTGTGGAAGTGCCCGAGGCCTCTGAGAATGGGTTCCCAGTGCCTGGTGCTGGTTTTTGAGGTGGAATTAGAAACCTTTTAAATAAGGCTTCTGAGCGTAGTCTCGACTCCCTAGCAAAAGATCAGGAAAACTCTTCATATGCCCCTTTCTTAAGTAAACGAGTTGCTTTGGTGCAACCTTCATTGTACCCCTGCTGCTAGCACGTAAGCCATGGTGTGTAAATCCTGAagatggggaggaagaagaacaagaaaCTGCCTTGCTTTGGTTTGGTTAAATTCTGCAGAACCATGGGATTCAGGCCGGCTGGGCAGTCTGCttgtgcaggcagggagcagtggAGGTGGTCCTCAACTGAGTCCCAGCTTTGGGGAATCTGAACCATTTAGCCGCAGACAAATGATGAGAAGTGATACGCGAGGTTAATCCTGATTGGTCATGAAggtttttgtaaaataaatggaaagagcAATATTGGTTTTATATTGTAAATATGCTATTGAGAGTGAATGTTACTAATGTAGGTGGTGCTTCAAGAAACTGAAGAACATCGTCTTACTGCTGAACTACTGGCTTACACCTGTGGTTAAACAGTTACTCCACCAGGGTGAAAAATGGTATCAGTGTGATTCCTTCTCAGCAAAATTGGTTTAATAACATATTAGGAGATTGTGCTGACCCTGGCCTTACCGTattggatattaaaaaaaaggaggactGACAATGGAGAATAAAAATCTCTGGCGTTGTGAGATTTTGCTCACTTCTGTTAGTGTAATGTACTGGACACTTGGATCTAGGTGATGAGCACAGTATAAATAATTTAGTTGATTCCCTATGCAAAGCAAAGGGCTTCtgaaatactaaataaaatgcGGGAAATGAGGGAAGACCTTTGTCTGGTTTGACTCTTGAGAAAGACAGGAAGGCAGGGCCTTGGGGTTGACAGCCAAGTTTggtctttttctatttttggaaTTTatggctttctgttttttttttttttttttttttttttaacactaatTAAAACTCCAGCAACTTGCGAAACAAACTCTCGTCCTTAGTGAGCAAGAAGATCAGAAGCTGTAAGCTTGGGGTTCCCGAATCTCTTTGGCATTTCCCTCCGAGGCTTTTTTGCCTGCTGCTCGGGCTGGTTCTGCTCTGGGCTCTGTCCGAACACTTGTTTCTTAGCTGCATGGAACAGACAGCACCGGCGGAGGTTTTGATCTCAGTTGACTCTCTGTATCAGaatgtaaatgttattttctattctCACATAAAACAGCCAAGTGGCTTGGTGTGTCTTAAATCCTCATGTGGCGTATTCGTATTGTTCTGTCCTTGTGTGGCAGCTGGCTGCTAGTGGGAGAGGATCTGGGGTTGACTTCCAGATCTGAGGCGCTGCATTGCAGACTGAACGCAGGATCAGCTGAACGTTGGTGGTGGGTGCTGTTTGCCTTCTCCCTGCAGAGGGCTTGGTCGTTACAGCTGGTGCCACAGAGCCTTGTAGCACACATTTTAATCAACTTAGCCAGGATGTGCAAGGGGCTTCCAGAGAAAACAGTtcactgaaatgatttttttttgtcgtGTTTATGttgtgggcaaaaagtgagGGGAGTATGGAAAGCATTGAAAGGAATGGGCTTCCCAGGGGAAATAAAATCCTGGTGGTGATGTGTATGGGGTAGTGGATCTATATGATCACTCTCTGGGTCAGGAACAATGatgaaaattatgtatttttatctgtgtCTCGAACATGATACTGAAGAGGGAGCACATGAAGAAATGTAACCTTTGTAAGGTTAAAGACATAACCTGTTTGCAAGACATAGCATGTCTTGCAGACTGCTCTGGCTGCCCTGTTCCTCTCAGCTGTGTTTCTGAGCACAACCTCTGTCCTGCTTTCAGcaggaatggtttgggttttgcaCCGCTGCTGTCATTCTCTCCTGGGGAAAGGTGCCTTAATTTCCAAGAGCAAGTGGGGAAGGAATGTGAGCAGGTATTCCTCAAGTAACCCTGTTGGTTTTAGGGCTCAAGACAAaaccaagcttttttttttttctaatcaggAGAGAGTACCTTCAGGCCTCATCACCTGAGAGCCAGATTGGCACAGCATTGAAAAATCACTGTAAAATCTCTGAATTAGGATGTCACACTTCACTTCTGTGCCTCTTGATACATTTCACAAAAGATTTCTaagaagagaaaggcaaaaggTGAGAATGTAGCGTGCCCTGTTACCTGCAGGAGCTCGGCCTGGGGGCCTGTTTGCTTTATGGTACGGCGCTGGGAAGCAGATGCTTGAATGGTGAGGTGCTTgaaggggcaggggaaggcCACACAACATGCAGGTACCTGTCCTGCTGCCGTGGGGTAGCAAGGTAGTGGGGTGGAAACTGGAGCTGTAATTAAAATCCACAATTGATAGAGTTCTTTGGGGAGGGAGGATTGATTGTGAGCTGATATAGGGAGTAAATTCATGTAAGTGTAGTAAC
The nucleotide sequence above comes from Oxyura jamaicensis isolate SHBP4307 breed ruddy duck chromosome 1, BPBGC_Ojam_1.0, whole genome shotgun sequence. Encoded proteins:
- the ERGIC2 gene encoding endoplasmic reticulum-Golgi intermediate compartment protein 2 isoform X1 gives rise to the protein MRRLNRKKTLNLMKELDAFPKVPESYVETSASGGTVSLIAFTTIAFLTVMEFMVYRDTWMKYEYEVDKDFTSKLRINIDITVAMRCQYVGADVLDLAETMVASADGLIYEPVVFELSPQQKEWQRMLQLIQSRLQEEHSLQDVIFKSAFKSASTALPPREDNSLQSPDACRIHGHLYVNKVAGNFHITVGKAIPHPRGHAHLAALVSHESYNFSHRIDHLSFGELIPGIINPLDGTEKIASDHNQMFQYFITVVPTKLHTYKISAETHQFSVTERERVINHAAGSHGVSGIFMKYDISSLMVTVTEEHMPFWQFLVRLCGIIGGIFSTTGILHGFGRFVAEVIFCRFRLGSYRSTSVPLPDGHTSNHLPLSTDNNTH
- the ERGIC2 gene encoding endoplasmic reticulum-Golgi intermediate compartment protein 2 isoform X2 — its product is MRRLNRKKTLNLMKELDAFPKVPESYVETSASGGTVSLIAFTTIAFLTVMEFMVYRDTWMKYEYEVDKDFTSKLRINIDITVAMRCQYVGADVLDLAETMVASADGLIYEPVVFELSPQQKEWQRMLQLIQSRLQEEHSLQDVIFKSAFKSASTALPPREDNSLQSPDACRIHGHLYVNKVAGNFHITVGKAIPHPRGHAHLAALVSHESYNFSHRIDHLSFGELIPGIINPLDGTEKIASDHNQMFQYFITVVPTKLHTYKISAETHQFSVTERERVINHAAGSHGVSGIFMKYDISSLMVTVTEEHMPFWQFLVRLCGIIGGIFSTTGILHGFGRFVAEVIFCRFRLGSYRSTSVRKTTS